In the genome of Triticum urartu cultivar G1812 chromosome 5, Tu2.1, whole genome shotgun sequence, one region contains:
- the LOC125506204 gene encoding AAA-ATPase At3g50940-like, producing MPASSSSASYEKAKEVMAMATSVAASMMLVRSLANDLIPPEARSLLSYCLSGLQSRMAWRHTIVVEKTDGYYTNNVFYSVKTYLASRMENYNATRDVQRLRLSSGGFGLDDEDDPEKLVLGMEEGEEMIEVYQGAEFRWSLHSHDLPGDSSTTLGRGGGRQYYELTFHKKHKEKAIKAYVPHILATAKEIRDKDRPLTIYMNDGSDWSPMDLNHPSTFDTLAMDRTLKRSVIDDLDKFIKRKAYFKKIGKAWKRGYLLHGPPGTGKSSLIAAIANHLRFDIYDLELTGVHSNSDLRKLLIGMTNQSVLVIEDIDCTIDLKQRDDDSNTSSSTTKDDNNKQVTLSGLLNIIDGLWSTSGEERIIVSTTNYKDRLDPALLRPGRMDMHVHMGYCTTEAFRILVNNYHSIDYHATYPQIEALMEEVEVTPAEVAETLMRSEEPDVALHALIELLKSKKELLAESATTSTDQEEDCDRAKEDEEDSDDAKDNSGDDDNEAES from the coding sequence ATGCCTGCTTCGTCGTCGTCGGCGTCATACGAGAAGGCCAAAGAGGTCATGGCCATGGCCACGTCCGTCGCCGCGTCCATGATGCTGGTGCGCAGCCTCGCCAACGACCTGATCCCGCCCGAGGCGCGCAGCCTGCTCTCCTACTGCCTGAGCGGCCTGCAGTCCCGCATGGCGTGGCGCCACACCATTGTCGTCGAGAAGACCGACGGGTATTACACCAACAACGTCTTCTACTCCGTCAAGACCTACCTCGCGTCGCGCATGGAGAACTACAACGCCACCCGCGACGTGCAGCGCCTGCGCCTCAGCAGCGGCGGCTTTGGCCTGGACGACGAGGACGACCCCGAGAAGCTCGTCCTCGGTATGGAGGAGGGCGAGGAGATGATCGAGGTCTACCAAGGCGCCGAGTTCAGATGGAGCCTCCACTCCCACGACCTCCCCGGCGACTCCTCCACCACCCTCGGCCGCGGCGGCGGCAGGCAGTACTACGAGCTCACCTTCCACAAGAAGCACAAGGAGAAGGCCATCAAAGCATACGTCCCCCACATCCTCGCCACCGCCAAGGAGATAAGGGACAAGGACAGGCCTCTCACCATCTACATGAACGACGGCTCCGACTGGTCTCCCATGGAcctcaaccacccctccaccttCGACACGCTCGCCATGGACCGCACGCTCAAGCGATCCGTCATCGACGACCTCGACAAGTTCATCAAGAGAAAGGCATACTTCAAGAAGATCGGCAAGGCCTGGAAGAGGGGCTACCTGCTCCACGGCCCGCCCGGCACCGGCAAGTCCAGCCTCATCGCCGCCATAGCCAACCACCTCAGGTTCGACATATACGACCTCGAGCTCACCGGCGTCCACAGCAACTCCGACCTCAGGAAGCTTCTCATCGGGATGACCAACCAGTCCGTCCTCGTCATCGAGGACATCGACTGCACCATTGACCTCAAACAACGAGATGATGATAGTAACACTTCTTCTAGCACCACCAAGGACGACAACAACAAGCAGGTAACCTTGTCCGGGCTTCTCAACATCATCGACGGCCTATGGTCCACCAGCGGGGAGGAGAGGATCATCGTCTCCACCACCAACTACAAGGACCGTCTCGACCCCGCGCTTCTACGGCCCGGCAGGATGGACATGCACGTCCACATGGGATACTGCACCACCGAGGCCTTCAGGATTCTCGTCAACAACTACCACTCCATCGACTACCATGCCACCTATCCACAGATCGAGGCGTTGATGGAGGAGGTGGAAGTGACGCCTGCAGAGGTCGCCGAGACCTTGATGAGGAGCGAAGAACCAGATGTCGCCCTCCATGCTCTTATCGAGCTCCTAAAGTCAAAGAAAGAATTGTTGGCAGAATCTGCCACTACCAGTACGGATCAGGAGGAGGATTGTGATCGTGCTAAGGAGGACGAGGAGGATTCCGATGATGCCAAGGATAATAGTGGCGATGATGATAACGAAGCTGAAAGCTAG